The following coding sequences lie in one Fusarium poae strain DAOMC 252244 chromosome 1, whole genome shotgun sequence genomic window:
- a CDS encoding hypothetical protein (SECRETED:SignalP(1-24)) → MHNPISFYGLFVLISFSANNLVHASSPEMVIPLLGSNPCTWGPSFWCASEENMKRCGVTAEECEKYASDVY, encoded by the exons ATGCATAACCCTATTTCCTTTTATGGGCTCTTCGTCCTGATTTCCTTCTCGGCCAACAATCTTGTTCATGCCTCGTCGCCTGAAATGGTT ATCCCGCTCCTCGGTTCTAACCCTTGCACTTGGGGA CCATCATTCTGGTGCGCGAGCGAAGAGAACATGAAAAGATGTGGTGTCACCGCAGAAGAGTGTGAGAAATATGCCAGTGATGTATACTAG
- a CDS encoding hypothetical protein (SECRETED:SignalP(1-19)), whose product MRKPTAAQLALLMASVATAAETTCAIDCFQGLITNGPPADCKEATNYLCFCTMPTLQENFSKCADTSCGDDKSAAITWANDLCAKLGKPVDLGPGEGAPKTDATTAVDAPVSTAKETTQTTQAETTIPEAAQTTATEAEKTDSKAKENSIETSVLSETSEETSETCTTETTMTKTETTFAKATTAEGTAVTTDESGSIGTVTGSGETATASSDAETNAGSIQNPGFLGIAGVVAALWQFA is encoded by the exons ATGAGAAAACCTACCGCCGCTCAACTGGCCCTTTTGATGGCCTCAGTCGCTACAGCGGCCGAGACTACATGCGct ATCGACTGTTTCCAGGGCCTCATCACAAATGGCCCTCCAGCAGATTGCAAGGAAGCCACAAACTACCTCTGCTTCTGCACCATGCCTACACTTCAGGAAAACTTCTCAAAATGTGCTGACACGAGCTGTGGCGACGACAAGAGTGCTGCCATAACTTGGGCAAATGATCTTTGTGCTA AACTCGGAAAGCCTGTTGATCTTGGACCTGGAGAGGGTGCTCCAAAAACCGATGCAACTACTGCTGTTGATGCACCTGTTAGCACGGCCAAAGAAACTACACAGACTACTCAGGCCGAGACTACTATTCCAGAAGCCGCGCAGACCACCGCGACCGAGGCTGAAAAGACGGATTCCAAGGCCAAAGAAAATTCCATCGAGACCTCTGTGCTATCTGAGACTTCAGAGGAGACTTCCGAGACTTGCACCACGGAGACAACAATGACCAAGACTGAGACCACATTCGCCAAAGCCACGACAGCTGAGGGGACAGCTGTTACCACAGACGAGAGCGGATCTATTGGTACAGTCACAGGAAGTGGAGAAACCGCAACCGCATCCTCGGATGCTGAGACTAATGCTGGATCTATCCAGAACCCTGGATTCTTGGGTATTGCTGGTGTTGTGGCTGCTCTGTGGCAGTTTGCGTAA
- a CDS encoding hypothetical protein (SECRETED:SignalP(1-17)) codes for MLFQNILFAASIGFAAAASQATGQECGRKIAPCSNDAVCKPTLANCKDINKCPGTCYFKNEYQSCGGFRSTPPPPCKKNTYCANDPRTPGDCGMACDKPGICVPKKPQSCGGFQGKKCPKGLYCYDDPKDKCDPKKGGADCSGICL; via the coding sequence ATGCTGTTCCAAAACATCCTCTTCGCTGCCTCCATCGGCTTCGCCGCCGCAGCCTCTCAAGCTACAGGTCAAGAATGTGGCAGAAAGATTGCACCCTGCTCCAATGATGCTGTCTGCAAACCTACCCTCGCCAACTGCAAAGACATCAACAAGTGCCCTGGAACGTGCTACTTCAAGAACGAGTACCAATCATGCGGTGGCTTCCGCTCCACGCCTCCACCACCATGCAAGAAGAACACATATTGTGCCAACGACCCTCGAACACCTGGTGACTGCGGTATGGCTTGTGACAAGCCTGGTATCTGTGTACCCAAGAAGCCACAGAGTTGCGGTGGATTCCAGGGCAAGAAATGCCCCAAGGGCCTGTACTGTTATGACGATCCAAAGGATAAATGTGATCCTAAGAAGGGCGGAGCTGACTGTTCTGGAATTTGTCTGTGA
- a CDS encoding hypothetical protein (TransMembrane:7 (o30-50i62-79o91-113i133-160o172-197i209-230o245-265i)), with product MSISDGKYARGDLLNGCKALIPGLENAYGYVPSLAAGIVFDLIFAGTGIYHIVRSFQKRKATSYLLAIASYVELVGWIGRTWSNKCPYNKIAFLLQITTLVVGPIFVAAAIYVTLGYLIRSIGPQYSVIRPKLYLWIFLVVDVVALLIQAGGGALAAAAANKGKDTQPGTRLMVAGIIFQLVFMTIFCSLFAVFIKRTRGLTLQKGQRLSIYSTIISVVFVYIRCIYRTVELLEGWEGHLLKTEGYFIGLDGVCIAVAILIFCIFDPAVLLDNQEPITAEQSFNELNTVSTK from the coding sequence ATGTCGATATCTGACGGTAAATACGCTCGGGGTGACCTCCTCAACGGCTGCAAGGCCCTTATCCCAGGCCTTGAGAACGCCTACGGATACGTCCCTAGCCTCGCAGCCGGTATCGTCTTTGATCTTATCTTTGCTGGCACGGGAATCTACCACATTGTTCGCTCGTTTCAAAAGCGCAAAGCCACGTCTTACCTCTTGGCCATCGCCTCGTACGTTGAGCTTGTGGGATGGATTGGTCGTACGTGGTCCAACAAATGTCCCTACAACAAGATTGCCTTCCTTCTGCAAATCACGACCCTCGTCGTTGGTCCAATCTTTGTCGCCGCTGCCATCTACGTCACTCTCGGATACCTCATCAGATCCATTGGGCCTCAGTACTCTGTCATCCGTCCTAAGCTCTACCTCTGGatcttcctcgtcgtcgaTGTCGTTGCCCTTCTCATCCAGGCTGGCGGTGGTGCTCTCGCTGCGGCTGCTGCCAACAAGGGCAAAGACACCCAACCAGGCACTAGGTTGATGGTCGCTGGTATCATCTTCCAGCTCGTCTTCATGACCATATTCTGCAGTCTCTTCGCCGTCTTCATCAAACGAACTCGCGGTCTCACCCTTCAAAAGGGCCAGCGTCTCTCTATCTACTCCACCATCATCTCTGTCGTCTTTGTCTACATTCGATGCATTTACCGAACGGTCGAGCTTCTCGAAGGTTGGGAGGGACATTTACTCAAAACGGAGGGATACTTTATCGGTCTTGATGGTGTTTGCATTGCCGTTGCAATCTTGATCTTCTGTATCTTTGATCCAGCTGTCCTTCTTGACAATCAAGAGCCCATCACTGCTGAGCAGTCCTTCAACGAGCTCAACACCGTGTCTACCAAGTAA
- a CDS encoding hypothetical protein (TransMembrane:4 (i7-25o45-65i261-279o336-359i)) yields the protein MAQIAVFLSYYRPWAAVAIAVAIYYQIIVDENYNVKNAPLYLGKYLLGFLGIWAVYTVFLYPALFSPLRHLPQPKVGSFINGHWAESVREPAGLPFRHWMRTIENNGLIRYKHLFNQERILVTSPEGLKEVLGQNSYDYVKPHLLRAMVGKILGYGLLLSEGDVHKMQRKNLMPAFSFRHIKELYPVFWTKAQELVHGIEKEMSEAPGSQIDIADWASRASLDIIGSAGMGHEFQSLSDPSIEDTMKMYGSMVKQSRGAKLLTVLQLVLPSIITDYLPFQRNMGVLAASKAARDTSQRLINAKKVQMAAKEKLSPDIISTALESGHFTDEGLVDTMMTFLAAGHETSAAALTWTIFLLAKNHGIQDRLREEIRQNVDGLADNVDSKKLDGLSYLHAVCQESLRLYAPIPFTVRDSLKDTTILGTFVPKGTMVILCPWAINRAHESWGADADDFNPERWMAPGQANSGGAKNNYANLTFLHGPRSCIGQKFSLAELMSLTCALVGRYRFDIDKEYEVKKLTDGIVAKPREGLKVSVEEIQGW from the exons ATGGCACAAATTGCTGTTTTCCTGTCCTACTATCGACCATGGGCTGCTGTCGCCATTGCTGTTGCTATTTACTACCAAATAATTGTTGATGAAAACTACAATGTCAAGAATGCACCGTTGTATTTGGGAAAGTATCTGCTAGGCTTTTTGGGTATCTGGGCCGTGTACACGGTTTTCCTATATCCTGCCTTGTTCAGTCCTCTGAGACATCTACCTCAACCAAAG GTCGGTAGTTTTATCAATGGTCATTGGGCCGAGTCGGTCCGTGAACCTGCCGGTTTACCATTCAGGCATTGGATGAGGACCATTGAAAACAATGGATTGATTAGATACAA GCACCTTTTTAATCAAGAAAGAATTCTTGTGACTAGCCCTGAAGGCTTGAAGGAAGTCCTTGGCCAGAATAGTTATGACTATGTGAAGCCTCATCTTCTCCGAGCAATGGTCGGCAAGATCTTGGGTTATGGACTACTACTCTCTGAAGGAGATGTGCACAAG ATGCAAAGAAAGAATCTCATGCCAGCATTCAGCTTCCGCCACATCAAGGAACTCTACCCAGTATTCTGGACAAAAGCCCAAGAGCTTGTCCACGGGATCGAAAAGGAAATGTCAGAAGCTCCAGGTTCTCAGATCGACATTGCAGATTGGGCAAGCCGCGCTTCCCTCGACATTATTGGTTCTGCGGGTATGGGCCACGAGTTCCAGTCGCTTTCTGACCCCAGCATCGAGGACACCATGAAGATGTACGGCTCAATGGTGAAGCAGAGTCGCGGAGCTAAGCTTCTGACTGTTTTGCAGCTTGTTCTTCCCTCCATCATTACGGATTATCTTCCATTTCAGAGAAACATGGGCGTTTTGGCTGCGTCCAAGGCTGCGAGGGATACTTCGCAGAGACTCATCAACGCGAAAAAGGTTCAGATGGCTGCCAAGGAGAAATTGTCTCCCGATATTATCTCTACAGCGCTTGAGTCTGGTCATTTCACAGATGAGGGCCTTGTTGACACTATGATGACCTTTTTGGCTGCTGGACACGAAACCAGTGCTGCGGCGTTGACTTGGACGATTTTCCTGCTTGCCAAGAACCATGGTATCCAGGACCGTCTGCGAGAGGAAATTCGTCAAAATGTTGATGGTCTCGCTGATAACGTTGACTCTAAGAAGCTCGATGGACTTTCTTATCTCCATGCCGTCTGTCAAGAATCTCTACGTCTGTACGCCCCCATTCCTTTCACAGTGCGCGACTCTCTCAAAGACACCACCATTCTGGGGACATTTGTCCCAAAGGGAACAATGGTGATTCTGTGCCCGTGGGCCATCAATCGTGCGCACGAATCATGGGGAGCTGACGCGGATGATTTCAATCCCGAACGTTGGATGGCGCCTGGCCAAGCCAACTCGGGTGGCGCAAAGAACAACTACGCGAACTTGACTTTCCTTCACGGGCCGCGGAGTTGCATCGGGCAGAAATTCTCGCTGGCTGAGCTCATGTCTCTCACGTGCGCCCTGGTCGGGAGGTACAGGTTTGACATTGACAAGGAGTACGAGGTGAAGAAGCTTACAGATGGGATCGTTGCTAAGCCGCGGGAGGGGCTCAAGGTTTCTGTGGAGGAGATCCAGGGTTGGTAG
- a CDS encoding hypothetical protein (SECRETED:SignalP(1-23)): METYLLVAIFLAVVFLVNHKTSPKVPSTIPRLQDSSPFLPFKLYWRYLTDCRRLFLEAYQEFTKDGKTCVLPSMGFKDEIHLAHHHTQWAASQPDGVLSPFEGFREIDKGDWNSGHASYIQDPWQSIVIKKEMGRFLEILASEVDDELKYAVPEYVKPGPNDEVDVYESMKWIVAQVSSRFTVGLPLCRDKNYLKDSLAFADLFILNSGLLIYTPSLLKPLIGFLITLPTRYNRWKIQKHIQPLYEERTKRLLNPELYEKSEEPTDNLQMMMKYAIGKYGNQVTPSQISDRLCLANLASFHQTAVATSNVLINIAASNAEFDTIEVIRKEMAEVLGEKGVFDKAAVSKMVQTDSVLRESMRTHGFGNRAMIRKVVSPAGVKTPDGQTLPSGSTMSILSYPVHNDPTIYEHPEKFHPFRFSQMRTEGNGANLSFVSTSPTYLPFGHGKHACPGRFLVDFEMKMILCHVLKEFDIELLPEHNGVRPESQWVTEAVMPPVGVKLRFKKRELA; the protein is encoded by the exons ATGGAGACATACTTGCTAGTCGCCATCTTCTTGGCCGTTGTCTTTCTTGTCAATCACAAAACCTCTCCCAAGGTTCCCTCCACTATACCACGACTTCAAGATTCATCACCCTTTCTGCCATTCAAGCTCTATTGGCGTTATCTCACTGATTGTCGTAGACTTTTTCTTGAAGCTTATCAAGAA TTCACCAAAGATGGGAAAACATGTGTTTTACCAAGCATGGGCTTCAAAGATGAAATCCATCTAGCACATCATCATACCCAATGGGCAGCTTCACAGCCAGACGGTGTACTCAGCCCCTTTGAAGGTTTCCGTGAAATTGACAAGGGAGATTGGAATTCTGGTCATGCCAGTTATATCCAAGATCCGTGGCAGAGTATCGTCATCAAAAAGGAAATGGGTCGTTTCCTAGAGATACTCGCTTCTGAAGTCGACGATGAGCTGAAGTATGCTGTACCTGAATATGTGAAGCCCGGCCCAAACGATGAGGTTGATGTCTATGAGTCCATGAAATGGATTGTAGCTCAAGTTTCTAGTCGCTTCACTGTTGGCCTTCCTCTGT GCCGCGACAAGAACTATCTAAAAGACTCTCTTGCTTTTGCAGACTTGTTCATCTTGAACTCTGGTCTTTTGATTTACACCCCTTCACTCCTCAAGCCTCTCATTGGATTCCTCATCACTCTACCAACGCGGTACAACCGATGGAAAATCCAAAAGCACATTCAGCCTCTTTATGAGGAGCGCACCAAACGTCTGTTGAACCCTGAGCTCTATGAGAAGAGCGAAGAGCCAACAGATAATCTGCAAATGATGATGAAATATGCCATTGGCAAGTACGGTAACCAAGTCACTCCCTCTCAAATCTCCGACAGGCTCTGTCTTGCGAATCTTGCATCATTTCATCAGACTGCCGTTGCAACCAGCAATGTTTTGATCAATATTGCCGCCTCCAATGCAGAGTTTGACACAATTGAGGTCATCCGAAAGGAAATGGCTGAAGTGCTTGGTGAAAAGGGTGTGTTTGATAAAGCCGCCGTGTCAAAGATGGTTCAGACCGATAGTGTCCTGCGAGAGTCCATGAGAACCCATGGCTTTGGAAACAGAGCCATGATTCGTAAGGTAGTCTCGCCAGCTGGAGTCAAGACACCAGACGGTCAAACTCTGCCCAGTGGTTCCACTATGTCTATTCTCTCGTATCCTGTTCACAACGACCCAACCATCTATGAGCACCCTGAAAAATTCCACCCTTTCCGTTTCTCCCAAATGAGAACTGAAGGAAACGGTGCGAATCTTTCTTTTGTATCTACGTCTCCTACATATCTACCTTTTGGTCACGGAAAGCATGCTTGTCCGGGGCGGTTTCTGGTGGACTTCGAGATGAAAATGATTTTGTGTCATGTCTTGAAGGAATTCGATATTGAGCTTCTTCCTGAGCATAATGGAGTGCGACCTGAGAGTCAATGGGTAACAGAGGCTGTTATGCCACCTGTGGGAGTTAAGCTACGATTTAAGAAGCGAGAGCTTGCATGA
- a CDS encoding hypothetical protein (TransMembrane:1 (o223-246i)), whose protein sequence is MAQEKAQDVKVIVAGLPRTSTTSLKKGLEILGINPCFHLGDPPAPIARVKESARVLAIQDRNERLKALKKLYDGFEAVFEPPASTLVDDMLTIYPNAKVILSVRKNPQVWLASYYGLGIDLRSSWYRILGYWVPGVIHSSDLIVAWSNFYSSKFGLKQVPCEELYHKHNQWVHDIVPPGQLLEYQPSMGWEPLAKFLDKPVPVGQDFPRVNEAAFLRNVKRTAMAVGSVVWLCLFAGLYFGGCFAWRRYSYLL, encoded by the exons ATGGCACAAGAAAAGGCACAAGACGTAAAGGTTATCGTG GCTGGTCTACCACGtacatcaacaacaagtcTCAAAAAAGGTCTCGAGATTCTTGGTATCAACCCATGCTTCCATCTCGGTGACCCCCCGGCTCCCATTGCCCGTGTCAAGGAGAGTGCTCGCGTACTCGCTATCCAGGATCGTAACGAGAGGCTCAAGGCACTCAAGAAGCTATACGATGGCTTTGAAGCCGTCTTTGAGCCTCCTGCCAGTACACTGGTCGACGACATGCTGACAATCTACCCCAACGCAAAG GTCATTCTCTCTGTACGCAAAAATCCCCAGGTCTGGCTGGCTTCTTACTACGGATTGGGCATCGATCTGCGCTCCTCCTGGTATCGCATCCTCGGGTATTGGGTTCCTGGGGTAATCCATTCGAGCGATCTCATCGTTGCCTGGTCCAACTTTTACTCTTCAAAGTTTGGCCTGAAGCAGGTTCCCTGCGAAGAGCTGTACCATAAGCACAACCAGTGGGTGCATGACATTGTGCCGCCTGGCCAGCTCCTCGAGTACCAGCCAAGCATGGGATGGGAGCCCCTTGCAAAGTTTTTGGATAAGCCTGTACCTGTGGGTCAGGACTTTCCACGTGTGAACGAAGCTGCCTTTCTACGGAACGTCAAGAGGACTGCCATGGCTGTAGGATCAGTGGTGTGGCTCTGCCTGTTTGCCGGCTTGTATTTCGGCGGCTGTTTTGCTTGGCGCAGGTACTCTTACTTGCTGTAg
- a CDS encoding hypothetical protein (TransMembrane:4 (n5-16c20/21o30-49i196-217o223-243i349-368o)): protein MTAQTALCLAATSQALTAFALGFTAPNNLVRPVIALVVAWLTWIFNQAIDDALPSRLHIALLSTGMWIQCLKSFDDLCLTQLSFDDEETTAKKPSPTSSSTTSTRLRFGVSNLWNMRGVGTVNQISKIPSWSSSAVAPSLVPSRRQEILRHVKNATLSYLILDVFANQPPPDLENLMSPRNELLLTRLGEIDAQEALFRLFAVLGFWVNTFCVIHLVNSVFSLVYLILGLYPVRMLPPVWGHLSDAYTVRRFWGDFWHQTLRRHLTSISDFLVHGLLHMPRGTVIARYCKLIVSFFISGALHYPADRALGISVQESNAVTYFLVTALAIMCEDGVQHISKGLGGNMRKYFGYIWVIAYMYWMTPSWGYPAARVVRPQDQLVSYSVIGTLKVVE, encoded by the coding sequence ATGACGGCTCAAACTGCCCTCTGCCTTGCGGCCACCTCCCAGGCCTTGACTGCCTTTGCTCTCGGTTTCACAGCTCCCAACAACCTTGTTCGTCCAGTGATTGCCTTGGTCGTCGCTTGGCTCACCTGGATATTCAATCAGGCTATTGATGATGCCTTACCGAGCCGACTTCACATTGCTCTGCTATCAACTGGCATGTGGATTCAGTGTCTCAAATCATTCGACGATTTGTGCCTCACCCAATTGTCatttgatgatgaggaaacTACCGCCAAGAAACCATCCCCCACGTCGTCGTCTACTACATCAACTCGGCTGCGCTTTGGCGTAAGCAACCTTTGGAATATGCGTGGCGTCGGCACAGTCAACCAGATCTCCAAAATCCCGTCTTGGTCATCCTCTGCCGTCGCGCCATCTCTCGTTCCGTCCCGCCGCCAAGAAATACTGAGACATGTCAAAAATGCCACCCTCAGCTACTTGATTCTCGACGTATTCGCGAACCAACCGCCACCAGACCTGGAGAACCTCATGTCTCCCCGGAATGAGCTGCTTCTCACCCGATTGGGAGAGATTGACGCACAGGAAGCCCTATTCCGTCTCTTCGCCGTTCTTGGCTTTTGGGTAAACACCTTTTGTGTCATCCACCTTGTCAACAGCGTATTCTCACTCGTGTACCTTATCTTGGGTCTCTACCCTGTCCGAATGTTACCCCCCGTTTGGGGTCATCTGTCGGATGCTTACACGGTCAGGCGTTTCTGGGGTGACTTTTGGCATCAAACGCTGCGACGTCATCTTACCAGCATAAGTGATTTCCTCGTCCACGGCCTGCTTCACATGCCAAGGGGAACAGTCATTGCCCGGTACTGCAAGCTTATCGTCAGCTTTTTCATTTCAGGAGCCCTGCATTATCCCGCTGACAGAGCTCTTGGCATTTCTGTTCAGGAGTCGAATGCCGTCACTTACTTCCTCGTAACCGCTTTGGCGATAATGTGCGAGGACGGCGTCCAGCATATTTCAAAGGGGTTGGGAGGCAACATGAGAAAGTATTTCGGTTACATCTGGGTTATCGCTTACATGTATTGGATGACTCCTTCGTGGGGGTATCCTGCCGCGAGGGTTGTACGGCCTCAGGATCAACTGGTTTCGTACTCGGTGATTGGAACTTTGAAAGTTGTAGAGTGA
- a CDS encoding hypothetical protein (TransMembrane:1 (o41-62i)), with amino-acid sequence MLFFSAPPLRDTMSVLSSNISFDFNSTNMKINHFFETSPTAYALVSLLILLFSTYCITNIRYSLQRLSNRRYQGKEPSTLPYGVPLLGSALGLMRNPHGFFKSILKKVDSGEPLRMRLGLDHYYLIHGTRSVQQVFRCSKELTFEEFALRVAHKVKRLPERDVALVSKDKSGSARVPLIEAKEEDRIWRKFHELYEHHLIGSSAVSGLTELFVGLMNNELDTVALDGPIEIGIDQLLRKHMFRASTIALAGHGVFDVDPNFADVFWEYDVDFMPLLYGLPKMLYRKGWNARDKCLETTKQYLANAWQNLDWRAANETNPEWEPNFGSRLVREREVAMEKYGLGLEGRASFQMGLIWSINSNAIPMTSWIIIEILRRPEIFKRIKEEVAMVFDKESKHIDIAEMKKLPLLNSVYLECLRLRSSVFVVRKLRESIELDGYTLKQGNLILAPSYLAHSAPEVWSGSYPPEEFWPERFIKKGSAVITAGNYFPYGGGVAMCPGRNYAKQEILAAATLFFAHFDAEPLRFVDDNGKTSDRGPEVGNGARGVARVDRDMVVRLWRA; translated from the exons ATGCTCTTCTTTAGCGCCCCGCCGTTGAGAGACACCATGTCCGTCTTGAGTTCAAACATCAGTTTTGACTTCAATTCCACAAACATGAAGATCAATCACTTTTTCGAAACCTCTCCCACGGCCTACGCCCTTGTTTCTCTGCTGATTTTGCTTTTCTCAACATATTGCATCACCAATATTCGATATTCACTGCAGAGACTTTCCAACAGACGTTATCAAGGCAAGGAACCTTCAACACTTCCTTATGGAGTCCCTTTACTTGGTTCAGCCCTTGGGTTGATGCGTAATCCACACGGATTCTTCAAGTCTATTCT TAAAAAGGTTGACAGTGGAGAACCGCTACGAATGcgtcttggtcttgaccaTTACTACCTCATTCACGGAACGAGAAGCGTTCAACAAGTCTTTCGATGTTCCAAGGAGCTCACCTTTGAAGAATTTGCTCTTCGGGTTGCTCACAAGGTCAAACGTCTCCCAGAAAGAGATGTTGCACTAGTCTCAAAAGACAAGTCAGGCTCGGCACGAGTCCCTTTGATAGAGGCAAAAGAGGAGGATCGTATATGGCGAAAGTTCCACGAACTTTACGAGCATCACCTTATTGGGTCTAGCGCAGTTTCTGGTCTCACAGAGTTGTTTGTCGGTTTGATGAACAACGAGCTCGACACTGTTGCACTTGATGGACCCATTGAGATTGGTATCGATCAGCTTCTGAGAAAACACATGTTCAGGGCGTCGACGATTGCTCTTGCTGGTCACGGCGTGTTTGATGTTGATCCCAACTTTGCCGACGTCTTTTGGGAGTACGACGTGGATTTCATGCCTCTTCTCTACGGTCTCCCCAAGATGCTCTACCGCAAGGGCTGGAACGCCAGAGACAAGTGCCTCGAGACTACAAAACAATATCTCGCAAATGCTTGGCAAAACCTTGACTGGCGAGCTGCCAACGAGACCAACCCCGAATGGGAGCCCAACTTTGGTTCCAGGCTTGTCCGTGAGCGAGAGGTGGCCATGGAAAAGTACGGTCTCGGCCTAGAGGGAAGAGCATCTTTCCAAATGGGTCTCATCTGGAGCATCAACTCCAACGCTATCCCCATGACATCTTGGATCATTATTGAAATTCTCCGCCGGCCAGAGATTTTCAAAAGGATCAAGGAGGAAGTCGCCATGGTTTTTGACAAGGAGAGTAAGCATATTGATATTGCGGAGATGAAGAAACTACCACTGCTCAACTCAGTGTATCTCGAGTGTCTTCGCCTCAGATCTTCTGTTTTCGTTGTCCGCAAACTACGAGAGTCTATTGAGCTCGACGGGTACACACTCAAGCAAGGAAATCTCATCCTTGCACCATCATACCTGGCTCACAGCGCTCCCGAAGTATGGTCAGGTTCTTACCCACCAGAGGAGTTCTGGCCTGAGAGATTCATCAAGAAAGGCTCGGCTGTTATTACGGCAGGCAACTACTTCCCCTACGGAGGCGGCGTAGCCATGTGCCCTGGACGTAACTACGCCAAGCAGGAGATCTTGGCAGCCGCGACTCTTTTCTTTGCACACTTTGATGCCGAGCCCCTACGATTCGTGGATGACAATGGCAAGACTTCTGACAGAGGACCAGAGGTTGGCAATGGAGCCAGGGGTGTTGCGAGGGTTGATAGGGATATGGTTGTTCGATTATGGCGCGCTTAG